TTAAATCCAGAATCGCCCCATCTAGTCCACGGAAGCCATATTGTCTCCTGAACATCGAGTAGCCATTCTTGGGGGCACCCTGATAGACGGCACAGGCCGCCCCCCAATACAGGACTGCTCCATAATCCTGGAAGGCGAGAGGATAGTCGCCTCTGGGAGGAGGGGCGAGGTGGAGGTTCCAAGGGATGCGGAGATAATTGATGCGTCCGGCGGGACTGTCCTGCCGGGCTTCATCGACGCCCACACCCACTTCCTCTGGATGGGGATCGGGATGGTCAGGTTCGTGGACATGAGCTCAGCCCTCTCCCTCTCAGAGGCCCTCACCCAGGTAGAGGCGAGGCTCAGGGAGACCCCTAAAGGTGAATGGGTCCTCGGGAGGGGGTGGGATGAGAGCAAGTGGCCTGAGAGGCGCTACATAACCAAGGAGGATATAGACCCCTTCTCCCCCCACCATCCAGTGATGCTCACAAGGGTGGACGGCCACCTGGTCACCCTGAACTCCAAGGCCCTCGAACTCGCCGGGATAACCAGGGATACCCCAGACCCACCCGGGGGTAGGATAGACAGAGACCCCGCAGGTGAGCCCACGGGCATCCTACGAGACGCCCGCCACCTCGTCGAGAGGGTCATACCTCCCCCCACCATGGAGACCGCATTGGAGGGGTTGAGGAGGGCCTGTGACCTAGCCCTGAGGCTGGGGTGCACGGGGATTCATGACGCGGGCCTAGACTCCTTCGGCCTTGAAGCTTACCAGACAGCCCTGGAGAAGGGGATCCTTAAGGTGAGGGCATACCTCATGGTTAGGGGCGAGACCGCAAAAGCGGCAGAGGATCTCGGCCTTAGAACGGGCTTCGGATCGGACTTCCTGAGGCTTGGATCGGTGAAGCTCATAATGGACGGATCCCTAGGCGCCCGAACCGCAGCCCTATTCGAGCCCTACCAAGACGATCCATCAACCAAAGGATTGCTTGTCTCGAGGCCTGAAGACCTTGAGGAGGAGGCGAGGAGGGCCCACAGGAGGGGCTTCCAAGTCGCCATCCACGCCATAGGGGACAGGGGGATAGAGCACTCGATAAACATCATAGAGGAGGTCCTCAGGGGCTCCCCGAGGAGGGATCACCGCCACAGGATAGAGCACTGCGAGGTGATGACCACAAACCAGATAGAGAGGCTCAGACAGCTCGGCATAATAGCCTCCATGCAGCCCAACTTCGTGGGAGAGTGGAGCGGCCCAGGGGGGATGTACGAGGCCCGCCTAGGAGCCGAGAGGCTGAGGATGAACAACCCCTACAGGGCCCTCCTCGACGAGGGGATCCATGTAGCCTTTGGATCCGATTGCATGCCCTTCAACCCAATATACGGCCTCTGGTCCGCCCTCAACCATCCGATAAAGGAGAGCCGGATAGGGCTTGAGGAGGCGGTCAGGTGCTACACCTTGGAGGCTGCATACGCGTCCTTCATGGAGGGGCTAACGGGGAGCATAGAGCCGGGGAAGCTCGCAGACATAGTCATCTTAGATGAAGATCTCACCAGGATCAAGTCTGAAAGGATAAGGGAGGTGAAGGTGAGGATGACCATAGTCAACGGCAAGATCCTATACTCCAAGGATTAAAGCATCTAGGTGGTGGGAGTTCTAGTTTGTACAAAGAGATAGAGACCATAGCATGTGTGGGAGCTGGCCTTGTAGGCCAGGGATGGGCAGCCATATTCGCCCTAAAGGGGTTTAAGGTCATCCTCGAAGACCTGGAGTCTGAGAAGCTCGATGAGGCCCTTAGGAGGGTGAGGGGCCACATACGTTTCCTCGTCGAAGCTGGTCTAGGTGAGGATGCCGAGGGGGCGATAGGAAGGGTCAGGGTCACAACAGACCTCCAGGAGGCAGTCAAGGGGTCTGATTATGTCCAGGAGTCGATCTACGAGAGCTACGAGGCGAAGAGGTCGGTTTACAGGGAGATGGATGAGGCCGCGCCGAGGGAGTGCATCCTAGCCAGCAGCACCTCAGGCCTCCTGATGAC
This genomic window from Candidatus Bathyarchaeota archaeon contains:
- a CDS encoding amidohydrolase, giving the protein MSPEHRVAILGGTLIDGTGRPPIQDCSIILEGERIVASGRRGEVEVPRDAEIIDASGGTVLPGFIDAHTHFLWMGIGMVRFVDMSSALSLSEALTQVEARLRETPKGEWVLGRGWDESKWPERRYITKEDIDPFSPHHPVMLTRVDGHLVTLNSKALELAGITRDTPDPPGGRIDRDPAGEPTGILRDARHLVERVIPPPTMETALEGLRRACDLALRLGCTGIHDAGLDSFGLEAYQTALEKGILKVRAYLMVRGETAKAAEDLGLRTGFGSDFLRLGSVKLIMDGSLGARTAALFEPYQDDPSTKGLLVSRPEDLEEEARRAHRRGFQVAIHAIGDRGIEHSINIIEEVLRGSPRRDHRHRIEHCEVMTTNQIERLRQLGIIASMQPNFVGEWSGPGGMYEARLGAERLRMNNPYRALLDEGIHVAFGSDCMPFNPIYGLWSALNHPIKESRIGLEEAVRCYTLEAAYASFMEGLTGSIEPGKLADIVILDEDLTRIKSERIREVKVRMTIVNGKILYSKD